A genomic window from Punica granatum isolate Tunisia-2019 chromosome 2, ASM765513v2, whole genome shotgun sequence includes:
- the LOC116196291 gene encoding AUGMIN subunit 1, translated as MSDIIAPLVDAPSIESKSGSDAARIAEVKAWLASQFEAAGKEVPEFEYNSRSIAHLYNLATISQAKTQAANIVAADFRQKAAEYRSQAARMREILEASGLAQESLPSNIVASAQALANVANLLNIRDTELSSFLIAMGDISLRKTSVEEKRAKVEKDSKILLDYIRKAITRLSDLKRTHAQLEDHVAPCEVQMDKWKTNLAVMASKERQYNQQYANYKAALNRVGYTPEVSHGVLVEMAEHRKELEKKTEPILDTLRSYQDLPPDKALAALAIEDKKRQYAAAEKYFEDVLHSALSSTD; from the exons ATGAGCGACATTATAGCCCCGTTGGTGGATGCTCCGTCAATCGAATCGAAGAGCGGATCCGATGCGGCCAGAATCGCCGAGGTGAAGGCGTGGCTCGCCTCTCAGTTCGAAGCAGCGGGCAAAGAAGTGCCTGAATTCGAGTACAATTCCCGAAGCATCGCTCATCTCTACAATCTGGCGACGATTTCCCAAGCCAAGACTCAAGCTGCCAACATCGTCGCCGCCGATTTCCGCCAGAAGGCCGCCGAGTATCGGTCACAAG CTGCTAGGATGAGGGAGATATTGGAGGCTTCCGGGTTAGCGCAAGAGAGTTTGCCATCAAACATTGTGGCGTCAGCTCAGGCGCTTGCCAATGTGGCAAATCTGCTGAATATAAGGGATACAGAACTTAGTAG TTTTCTCATAGCGATGGGGGACATCTCCTTGAGGAAGACTAGCGTAGAGGAGAAGAGGGCTAAGGTGGAGAAAGATTCCAAGATTCTTCTCGATTACATCCGTAAGGCAATAACGAGGCTATCCGACTTGAAGAG GACACATGCACAGCTCGAAGATCATGTAGCGCCTTGTGAGGTTCAAATGgacaaatggaaaacaaacTTGGCAGTGATGGCCTCAAAAGAACGTCAATACAATCAGCAATATGCCAACTACAAG GCTGCACTGAATCGAGTTGGCTACACCCCAGAGGTAAGCCATGGTGTGTTGGTAGAAATGGCAGAGCACCGCAAGGAGTTGGAGAAGAAAACGGAGCCCATCCTCGACACCCTGAGGAGTTACCAAGATTTGCCTCCG GACAAAGCTTTGGCTGCTTTGGCTATCGAGGACAAGAAAAGGCAGTACGCTGCTGCTGAGAAGTATTTTGAAGACGTGCTGCATTCGGCCCTTTCTTCAACTGATTAA
- the LOC116196294 gene encoding mitochondrial fission 1 protein A-like isoform X2, translated as MAAKIGQFFNSVGSFFKGDDRIPWCDPDIILGCERDVAEAANGGSDELKSESIMRLSWALVHSRREEDVQRGIAMLEASLTNSSTTLQQREKLYLLAVGYYRSGEYSKSWQLVQRCLEIAPDWRQALTLKKAVEDGVIGIGIAATAVGLVAGGIAAALARKK; from the exons ATGGCTGCTAAGATCGGCCAGTTCTTCAACTCCGTTGGCAGCTTCTTCAAGGGCGACGATCGAATCCCTTGGTGCGACCCCGACATTATCCTC GGCTGTGAGAGAGATGTGGCTGAAGCTGCAAATGGTGGTTCAGATGAACTCAAAAGCGAGAGTATCATGAGGTTATCATGGGCTCTTGTTCATTctagaagagaagaagatgtGCAACGTGGAATTGCTATGCTTGAAG CTTCATTAACAAATTCAAGCACCACTTTACAACAGAGAGAGAAGCTTTATCTTCTGGCCGTTGGTTATTACAGAAGTGGTGAATATTCCAAAAGCTGGCAGCTTGTGCAGCGATGTTTGGAG ATTGCCCCTGATTGGAGGCAGGCTTTGACCCTCAAGAAGGCAGTTGAAG ATGGTGTCATTGGAATCGGGATTGCTGCTACCGCAGTAGGACTTGTGGCTGGCGGTATTGCTGCAGCTTTAGCTCGCAAGAAGTGA
- the LOC116196294 gene encoding mitochondrial fission 1 protein A-like isoform X1: MAAKIGQFFNSVGSFFKGDDRIPWCDPDIILGCERDVAEAANGGSDELKSESIMRLSWALVHSRREEDVQRGIAMLEASLTNSSTTLQQREKLYLLAVGYYRSGEYSKSWQLVQRCLEIAPDWRQALTLKKAVEGKVTKDGVIGIGIAATAVGLVAGGIAAALARKK, from the exons ATGGCTGCTAAGATCGGCCAGTTCTTCAACTCCGTTGGCAGCTTCTTCAAGGGCGACGATCGAATCCCTTGGTGCGACCCCGACATTATCCTC GGCTGTGAGAGAGATGTGGCTGAAGCTGCAAATGGTGGTTCAGATGAACTCAAAAGCGAGAGTATCATGAGGTTATCATGGGCTCTTGTTCATTctagaagagaagaagatgtGCAACGTGGAATTGCTATGCTTGAAG CTTCATTAACAAATTCAAGCACCACTTTACAACAGAGAGAGAAGCTTTATCTTCTGGCCGTTGGTTATTACAGAAGTGGTGAATATTCCAAAAGCTGGCAGCTTGTGCAGCGATGTTTGGAG ATTGCCCCTGATTGGAGGCAGGCTTTGACCCTCAAGAAGGCAGTTGAAGGTAAAGTTACCAAAG ATGGTGTCATTGGAATCGGGATTGCTGCTACCGCAGTAGGACTTGTGGCTGGCGGTATTGCTGCAGCTTTAGCTCGCAAGAAGTGA